From a single Coturnix japonica isolate 7356 chromosome 25, Coturnix japonica 2.1, whole genome shotgun sequence genomic region:
- the LOC107324399 gene encoding claw keratin-like, with translation MSCSSLCAPACGVAAPAPLADSYNEPCVRQCPDSTVLIQPPPTMVTMPGPILSSFPQNAVVGSAGVPAIGAGLGGSFGRSAGFGGLGGYGGSYGLGGIGGYGGFGSCGFGGFRRGYSSIGGSCGPC, from the coding sequence ATGTCCTGCTCCAGCCTGTGTGCCCCTGCCTGCGGTGTggccgccccggccccgctggCTGACAGCTACAACGAGCCCTGCGTGCGCCAGTGCCCCGACTCCACTGTGCTGATCCAACCCCCACCCACCATGGTCACCATGCCCGGgcccatcctcagctccttcccgcAGAACGCTGTAGTTGGCTCAGCAGGAGTCCCCGCCATCGGAGCAGGCCTGGGTGGCAGCTTTGGACGCAGCGCCGGCTTTGGAGGCCTGGGAGGCTATGGAGGCTCTTATGGCCTTGGCGGCATTGGGGGCTATGGAGGTTTTGGCAGCTGCGGTTTCGGTGGCTTTCGCCGAGGCTACAGTTCCATTGGGGGCAGCTGCGGGCCCTGCTAA
- the LOC107324398 gene encoding claw keratin-like, with amino-acid sequence MSCSSLCAPACGVAAPAPLADSCNEPCVRQCPDSTVLIQPPATMVTMPGPILSSFPQNAVVGSAGVPAIGAGLGGSFGRSAGFGGLGGYGGSYGLGGIGGYGGFGSCGFGGFRRGYSSIGGSCGPC; translated from the coding sequence ATGTCCTGCTCCAGCCTGTGTGCCCCTGCCTGCGGTGTGGCCGCCCCAGCCCCGCTGGCTGACAGCTGCAACGAGCCCTGCGTGCGCCAGTGCCCCGACTCCACTGTGCTGATCCAACCCCCGGCCACCATGGTCACCATGCCCGGgcccatcctcagctccttcccgcAGAACGCTGTAGTTGGCTCAGCAGGAGTCCCCGCCATCGGAGCAGGCCTGGGTGGCAGCTTTGGACGCAGTGCCGGCTTTGGAGGCCTGGGAGGCTATGGAGGCTCTTATGGCCTTGGCGGCATTGGGGGCTATGGAGGCTTTGGCAGCTGTGGTTTCGGTGGCTTTCGCCGAGGCTACAGTTCCATTGGGGGCAGCTGTGGGCCCTGCTAA
- the LOC107324396 gene encoding claw keratin-like, translating into MSCSSLCAPACGVAAPAPLADSYNEACVRQCPDSTVLIQPPATMVTMPGPILSSFPQNAVVGSAGVPAIGAGLGGSFGRSAGFGGLGGYGGSYGLGSIGGYGGFGSCGFGGFRRGYSSIGGSCGPC; encoded by the coding sequence ATGTCCTGCTCCAGCCTGTGTGCCCCTGCCTGCGGTGTggccgccccggccccgctggCTGACAGCTACAACGAGGCCTGCGTGCGCCAGTGCCCCGACTCCACTGTGCTGATCCAACCCCCGGCCACCATGGTCACCATGCCCGGgcccatcctcagctccttcccgcAGAACGCTGTAGTTGGCTCAGCAGGAGTCCCCGCCATCGGAGCAGGCCTGGGTGGCAGCTTTGGACGCAGTGCCGGCTTTGGAGGCCTGGGAGGCTATGGAGGCTCTTATGGCCTTGGCAGCATTGGGGGCTATGGAGGTTTTGGCAGCTGTGGTTTCGGTGGCTTTCGCCGAGGCTACAGTTCCATTGGGGGCAGCTGCGGGCCCTGCTAA